A window of the Candidatus Cloacimonadota bacterium genome harbors these coding sequences:
- a CDS encoding cytochrome c biogenesis protein CcdA, translated as MRYCKFLIIFIALSLLFSIVGELKAQDVVSAKIEPETIKIGQKGQISVNFLIPPGHHQSLEKDYFFIKPEERRGIHFEPTIYPARLGLAKPGQEGKKDDNGIINYHNKVTLTKEFTITKEIKPGFHQIKVIAGYQLCDDAGMCLFPEEVELVLPVIFGSISQKDSIPTLKEIISTKHITSDYEFNEIKKLLDDFDIAGVAAGYQKSDKFISFLESGTNVNSSTSNLFAGKSIWLIILLILIGGIALNLTPCVLPMIPITIAVLGAGTQAESKKRGFLIGGIYGFGMTLAYGTLGLIVVLTGSQFGTINSSPWFNIIIAAVFILLALAMFDIIPIDFSKFRSGNIQGKGRGKFITVFVLGIIAAILAGACVAPVLISVILYSTTLYAKGNSAGLLLPFLLGAGMAIPWPFAGAGLSFLPKPGKWMELVKYIFGVIIFIIAIYYGYTGVKIFQNRMKPVEQVAVTKEKSTLPWTYSLTEGLEKARKEGKPIMIDFWATWCKNCLVMDATTFKAEKVVKKLDDFIVVKYKAENLKKSPTKEILDYFGVIGLPTYVMLIPK; from the coding sequence GTGCGGTATTGTAAATTTCTAATAATTTTTATAGCGTTGTCTTTATTATTCTCAATTGTAGGTGAATTAAAAGCACAAGATGTAGTTTCTGCAAAAATTGAACCTGAAACAATCAAAATAGGACAAAAAGGTCAAATTAGTGTTAATTTTTTAATTCCTCCCGGACATCATCAAAGTCTGGAAAAGGATTATTTTTTTATCAAACCTGAAGAGAGGAGAGGTATACATTTTGAACCTACTATTTATCCAGCCCGTCTTGGCTTGGCAAAGCCGGGACAGGAAGGTAAAAAAGATGATAATGGTATTATAAATTATCATAATAAAGTTACATTAACAAAAGAATTTACTATCACTAAAGAGATTAAACCTGGCTTCCACCAGATAAAAGTGATAGCTGGATATCAACTTTGTGATGATGCTGGTATGTGCCTTTTTCCCGAAGAAGTTGAATTGGTATTACCTGTTATCTTTGGTAGTATCAGCCAAAAAGATAGTATTCCTACTCTAAAGGAAATAATTTCCACAAAGCATATTACTTCAGACTATGAGTTTAATGAAATAAAGAAATTATTAGATGATTTTGATATTGCAGGTGTTGCAGCAGGATATCAAAAAAGCGATAAGTTTATCTCTTTCTTAGAAAGTGGAACAAATGTGAATTCATCTACTTCAAATCTATTTGCTGGCAAAAGTATTTGGTTGATTATTCTTCTTATTTTAATTGGAGGCATAGCACTTAATCTTACTCCCTGTGTTTTGCCGATGATACCAATTACAATCGCTGTGCTTGGAGCTGGAACCCAGGCAGAATCAAAAAAGAGAGGATTTTTAATTGGAGGAATATATGGATTTGGAATGACATTAGCCTATGGAACGCTGGGGTTAATCGTTGTGCTTACTGGATCGCAATTTGGCACTATAAATTCTTCTCCCTGGTTTAATATTATAATTGCAGCTGTTTTCATTCTTCTTGCACTTGCTATGTTTGATATTATTCCAATAGATTTCTCAAAATTTAGAAGCGGCAATATACAAGGAAAAGGTAGAGGAAAGTTTATAACTGTTTTTGTGCTGGGTATTATTGCAGCAATACTTGCAGGTGCATGTGTCGCCCCTGTCCTGATTTCTGTCATTTTGTATTCTACAACGCTTTATGCCAAAGGAAATTCGGCAGGACTATTGCTACCATTTTTACTTGGAGCAGGAATGGCAATCCCCTGGCCATTTGCTGGTGCTGGTCTTTCATTCCTTCCTAAACCTGGGAAATGGATGGAATTGGTTAAATATATTTTTGGTGTTATTATTTTTATTATAGCAATTTATTACGGTTATACAGGAGTAAAGATATTTCAGAATAGAATGAAGCCTGTAGAACAGGTTGCAGTCACCAAAGAAAAATCCACTCTTCCATGGACATATTCACTTACTGAAGGACTGGAAAAAGCAAGAAAAGAAGGAAAACCCATTATGATTGATTTCTGGGCTACATGGTGCAAAAACTGTTTAGTAATGGATGCTACAACATTCAAAGCTGAAAAGGTTGTTAAAAAACTTGATGATTTCATTGTTGTTAAATATAAAGCAGAAAATCTTAAAAAATCTCCAACAAAAGAAATTCTTGATTATTTTGGAGTGATTGGACTACCGACTTATGTTATGCTTATTCCGAAATAA
- the nusA gene encoding transcription termination factor NusA, with protein sequence MGFNLIAIIDEFARLKQIKKEVIADIIKDSLEATLSKKLNPDCKLSVEIDFEENKVVARLLAKVVEEVKKNFDEINLKDAQKIIPTAQDDDYIPVEIPITEFGRKTIQSARQAIITKIRESETEKIKVDYEKQKGQIVSGIVKKVEYNGYIVDIGFTEGLLPTEEQVETEFYKIGDYIKAYIANIRHQKGRVRVILSRRRPEFIIKLFESEIPEILDGDVVIKKIVREPGYRTKVAVYSTNKNIDAFGSCVGPKGMRIEEIKRELHGEQVDIIVWSENHEQLIKNSIGSELVKRVYLADKGKFAQIITDEKNKNIAIGKGGKNIKLAAKLTNYKLDVLLEDEYEEISANERRITSTVFELEGVTENIGMILHNAGYTSVQDIHLASMQELCQIEGIGVKIAEKIKESARYF encoded by the coding sequence ATGGGATTTAATTTGATTGCAATTATTGATGAATTTGCAAGGCTTAAACAGATAAAAAAAGAAGTTATTGCAGATATTATTAAAGATAGTTTAGAAGCAACATTATCAAAGAAATTAAATCCAGATTGTAAACTATCTGTTGAAATTGATTTTGAGGAGAACAAAGTAGTTGCCAGATTATTAGCAAAGGTAGTTGAAGAAGTTAAGAAAAATTTTGATGAAATCAATCTTAAAGATGCTCAAAAGATTATTCCAACCGCACAGGATGATGATTATATTCCAGTTGAAATTCCTATTACTGAATTTGGCAGGAAAACAATTCAATCGGCAAGACAGGCTATTATTACCAAGATAAGGGAGTCAGAAACTGAAAAAATCAAAGTTGATTATGAAAAACAGAAAGGACAAATTGTATCAGGTATTGTAAAAAAAGTGGAATATAATGGTTATATCGTTGATATAGGTTTCACAGAAGGGCTACTCCCAACCGAAGAGCAAGTTGAGACTGAATTTTATAAAATCGGTGATTATATTAAGGCATATATTGCTAATATTAGACATCAAAAAGGAAGAGTAAGGGTAATACTTTCAAGGAGGAGACCAGAGTTTATTATAAAATTATTTGAAAGTGAGATTCCAGAAATTTTGGACGGGGATGTTGTGATTAAGAAAATCGTAAGAGAGCCAGGATATAGAACCAAAGTTGCTGTTTATAGTACTAACAAGAATATTGATGCATTTGGAAGTTGTGTTGGGCCAAAAGGTATGAGAATAGAAGAGATAAAAAGGGAACTTCACGGAGAACAGGTTGATATAATTGTTTGGAGTGAAAATCATGAGCAACTCATTAAGAATAGTATTGGAAGTGAGTTGGTAAAAAGGGTCTATTTAGCTGATAAAGGGAAATTCGCCCAAATAATTACTGATGAAAAAAACAAAAATATTGCAATTGGCAAAGGTGGTAAAAATATCAAATTAGCCGCAAAACTTACTAATTATAAATTGGATGTTTTATTAGAAGATGAATATGAAGAAATCTCAGCTAATGAACGCAGAATTACAAGCACAGTCTTTGAACTTGAAGGTGTTACTGAAAACATTGGAATGATATTACATAATGCAGGTTATACCTCTGTTCAAGACATCCATCTTGCTTCTATGCAAGAACTTTGCCAGATTGAAGGAATTGGTGTAAAAATAGCTGAAAAAATTAAAGAGTCTGCCAGGTATTTTTAA
- a CDS encoding DUF448 domain-containing protein, translating into MVNKASNAGHIPKRTCVICKRKREKSNLARFVIKNDSIVFYYKQKMHGRGYYCCSDVNCMNKLEKWMKKRKKK; encoded by the coding sequence ATGGTGAATAAAGCAAGTAATGCAGGACATATTCCAAAGCGGACTTGCGTTATCTGCAAAAGAAAAAGAGAGAAATCAAATTTAGCAAGATTTGTAATAAAAAATGATTCTATTGTTTTCTATTACAAACAAAAAATGCATGGCAGAGGATATTATTGTTGTTCAGATGTAAATTGTATGAATAAACTTGAAAAATGGATGAAAAAAAGAAAGAAAAAATAA
- a CDS encoding 50S ribosomal protein L7ae, which translates to MDEKKKEKIINLLRLARKAKAVAFGRIAVKKSIAGSNTSLIFSGKRNSNFLRRNCEICKQKGIQISYLFPDEELSKIFGRQKLTLVAINNKDFTKGIKIILDS; encoded by the coding sequence ATGGATGAAAAAAAGAAAGAAAAAATAATTAACTTATTAAGACTGGCAAGAAAGGCTAAAGCAGTTGCTTTCGGCAGAATAGCAGTGAAAAAGAGCATTGCCGGCAGTAACACCAGCTTGATATTTTCAGGAAAGAGGAATAGTAATTTTCTACGACGAAACTGTGAGATATGTAAGCAAAAAGGTATTCAAATTTCCTACCTTTTTCCCGATGAAGAATTAAGTAAGATTTTTGGCAGACAAAAATTGACATTAGTAGCTATTAATAACAAAGACTTTACCAAAGGTATTAAGATAATTTTAGATAGTTGA
- the infB gene encoding translation initiation factor IF-2 encodes MDQIRVYEFARELKISPQALMSILRDMKVVVKSHMSYIDEKSVEKIQKMFSEQMKAASTRQKQRKSYQEQLRSKRFKESRKYERAEVAGTETKIPKEPSKKTETAKPSPKTTKVKETPSISEKRPYPSKPAKEKKKEKVRYKDKKARLREERERKFFDQQQIKGNIKATLTKDVKVKKRKKGKIAGEQKTQKIVISEFTSASELAKIMGKNPIEIVAKFMELGKMITINQRLDKDSLIMICDEFNFEVEFAEQYGRDILSLERKETKKEKIKIRPPVVAVMGHVDHGKTSILDCIRKSNVIAGEAGGITQHIGAYQVEFQNKKITFIDTPGHEAFTAMRARGADITDIAIIVIAADDGVMPQTIEAIDHAKAADIPLIIAINKIDLPNADPEKVKIQLGKQNVRLQGWGGPVEYVECSAKTGEGIDNLLDTVLLVAEVEELSARYSGNAEGVVVEAKLDKGKGPVATILVQNAVLKTGDFVICGAQFGKIRLLLDERGQPVPICYPSGVIQILGLNGIPQAGDTLNVVRDEKIARDITSKRQYIIRQRQIASGKGVTLDNLFDRIQQSELNVLNVIVKADTDGSVEAICDALQKIQSKEIKVNIVHKAVGGIVEADADLAAASNAIVIGFHVRPNAEARKSAELNKVEIRLYDVIFEAIDDVKKSLEGLLAPVIHEEIIGTAKVKQIFKISKVGVVAGCYVTEGKIINGAFVRLFREEIKIYEGRIASLKRFQNEVKEVHEGQECGIVIENFNDIKVDDIIEAYIKTEERKKIE; translated from the coding sequence ATGGATCAAATAAGAGTTTATGAGTTTGCGCGAGAATTAAAAATTTCCCCACAAGCATTGATGTCAATTCTAAGGGATATGAAAGTGGTGGTAAAAAGCCATATGAGCTATATTGATGAAAAGTCTGTTGAAAAGATTCAGAAAATGTTTTCTGAGCAAATGAAAGCCGCAAGCACAAGACAAAAGCAAAGAAAAAGCTATCAGGAGCAGTTGCGTTCTAAAAGATTTAAAGAGTCTAGAAAATATGAAAGAGCAGAGGTTGCTGGTACTGAAACTAAAATCCCAAAAGAACCATCAAAAAAGACAGAGACCGCAAAACCATCTCCTAAAACAACAAAGGTAAAGGAAACACCATCCATATCAGAAAAGAGGCCTTATCCATCAAAACCTGCAAAAGAGAAGAAAAAAGAAAAAGTTAGATATAAAGACAAGAAAGCAAGACTTCGTGAAGAACGAGAAAGAAAATTTTTTGACCAGCAACAAATAAAAGGAAATATTAAAGCAACGCTTACAAAAGATGTAAAAGTAAAAAAGCGTAAGAAAGGAAAAATAGCAGGAGAACAGAAAACGCAAAAAATTGTAATTAGCGAATTTACTTCAGCTTCTGAATTAGCGAAAATTATGGGTAAAAATCCAATTGAGATTGTTGCCAAATTTATGGAGCTTGGGAAAATGATTACGATCAATCAAAGATTGGATAAAGATTCATTAATAATGATCTGTGATGAATTCAATTTTGAAGTTGAATTTGCTGAGCAATACGGAAGGGATATTTTGTCTTTAGAACGAAAAGAGACAAAGAAAGAAAAAATAAAAATACGACCACCAGTAGTTGCTGTTATGGGTCATGTTGACCACGGGAAGACATCAATACTTGATTGCATAAGGAAAAGTAATGTTATTGCTGGTGAGGCTGGTGGAATAACTCAGCATATAGGAGCATATCAAGTAGAATTTCAGAATAAAAAAATTACTTTTATTGATACACCAGGTCATGAAGCTTTCACTGCTATGCGAGCCAGAGGTGCAGATATTACTGATATTGCTATAATTGTAATAGCCGCTGATGATGGGGTTATGCCCCAAACAATTGAAGCGATTGACCATGCAAAAGCCGCTGATATACCTTTAATTATAGCAATTAATAAAATTGATTTGCCCAATGCAGACCCAGAGAAAGTAAAAATTCAACTCGGAAAGCAAAATGTTAGATTGCAAGGTTGGGGTGGGCCTGTAGAGTATGTTGAATGTTCTGCGAAAACCGGAGAAGGAATTGATAATTTGTTAGACACAGTTCTCTTAGTTGCTGAGGTTGAAGAATTATCAGCAAGGTATTCAGGTAATGCAGAAGGGGTTGTTGTTGAGGCAAAATTGGACAAAGGCAAGGGACCAGTAGCTACAATATTGGTGCAAAATGCTGTTTTAAAAACTGGTGATTTTGTAATATGCGGTGCTCAATTTGGAAAAATTCGGTTACTGCTTGATGAACGGGGGCAACCTGTGCCTATTTGCTATCCATCTGGAGTTATTCAGATTTTAGGTTTAAATGGAATTCCACAAGCGGGTGATACTCTAAATGTTGTGCGTGATGAAAAAATTGCAAGAGATATAACATCTAAAAGACAATACATTATTAGACAACGACAGATAGCAAGTGGCAAAGGTGTAACTTTGGATAATCTCTTTGACCGAATTCAGCAAAGCGAGTTGAATGTCCTTAATGTTATCGTAAAAGCAGACACAGATGGTTCCGTTGAAGCGATTTGCGATGCTCTTCAAAAAATACAATCTAAAGAGATAAAAGTCAATATTGTTCACAAAGCAGTTGGCGGAATCGTTGAGGCTGATGCAGACCTCGCAGCTGCTTCAAACGCAATTGTTATCGGCTTTCATGTCCGTCCAAATGCTGAAGCAAGAAAATCTGCTGAACTCAATAAGGTTGAAATACGATTATATGATGTTATTTTTGAAGCAATTGATGATGTGAAAAAATCCCTTGAAGGTTTACTGGCACCTGTCATTCATGAAGAAATTATTGGGACAGCAAAGGTTAAGCAAATTTTCAAAATATCTAAAGTTGGCGTTGTCGCCGGATGTTATGTAACAGAAGGGAAAATTATTAATGGTGCCTTTGTAAGACTTTTCCGTGAAGAAATCAAAATTTACGAAGGGAGAATAGCCTCTCTTAAAAGATTTCAGAATGAAGTAAAAGAAGTTCACGAAGGTCAAGAGTGTGGAATCGTTATTGAAAACTTTAATGACATCAAGGTTGATGATATCATAGAAGCTTATATAAAAACAGAAGAAAGAAAAAAAATAGAATAA
- a CDS encoding DUF503 domain-containing protein has translation MPVKSIIVELYLPLSKSLKNKRSIVKSITQRIHNKYNVSIAEINNNEKWKNATIGISIIANEMLYIEKKLSDVIHFIEDTYMDVEITKIEDYY, from the coding sequence ATGCCTGTAAAAAGTATAATCGTTGAACTTTACCTGCCCTTATCAAAATCTTTAAAAAATAAAAGAAGTATTGTAAAAAGCATAACACAGAGAATCCATAATAAATATAATGTTTCAATTGCTGAGATTAATAATAATGAGAAATGGAAAAATGCTACAATCGGTATTTCTATAATTGCCAATGAAATGTTATATATTGAAAAAAAATTATCCGATGTTATCCATTTTATTGAAGACACTTATATGGATGTTGAGATAACTAAAATTGAGGATTACTATTAA
- the rbfA gene encoding 30S ribosome-binding factor RbfA, whose translation MAQFRQNRLSSLIKQTVAKIVRFDLRDKRVKSVVIKDVRVSADLHYATIYFSILDGDMGKKSAQKGLDRATKYIRMKLAKSLNLKYTPELNFVYDTISQNARSIERLIEEERKKYDIR comes from the coding sequence ATGGCACAATTCCGTCAGAATAGATTGAGTTCCCTTATTAAGCAAACCGTTGCAAAAATAGTTCGGTTTGATTTACGCGATAAAAGAGTAAAAAGTGTTGTAATTAAGGATGTAAGAGTCTCAGCAGATTTGCATTATGCAACAATATATTTTTCAATCTTAGATGGTGATATGGGAAAAAAGTCGGCTCAAAAAGGTTTAGATAGAGCTACGAAATATATCAGAATGAAATTGGCTAAATCCCTTAACCTAAAATATACTCCAGAATTGAATTTTGTTTATGATACAATATCTCAAAATGCTCGTTCCATAGAAAGGCTCATAGAAGAAGAACGAAAAAAATATGACATTAGATGA
- a CDS encoding bifunctional oligoribonuclease/PAP phosphatase NrnA → MTLDEFKTELKNLIYTNQNFVITTHENPDGDAIGAQFAIYLFLKRHGKSIRIINQDLPPNKYDFLGLSDKVETQIPDANNQIVFMLDYNERKRAGKKIQNVLNNYQQLVCIDHHTKPEKVPNAIFYIDTNVSSACEIIYLLLKEEIKYFSSPWKRKFANCLYTGLIYDTNNFANKNVSHQTFTVASELLAIGADNNLCSLNIFENRSTDELKLLGNTLSTLKFHKTGRNVSIAFYITTQKMLKGCNADMELTDGFSKEVKPSNGRDVVIYFRELNTDNYRVSLRSKDLNVQKIAEKFGGGGHKLAAGFETKIELEMLKNKLFELINHEGK, encoded by the coding sequence ATGACATTAGATGAATTTAAGACTGAATTAAAAAACCTTATTTATACTAATCAAAATTTTGTTATAACAACACATGAGAATCCAGATGGTGACGCTATTGGTGCACAATTTGCCATTTATCTATTCCTAAAAAGACATGGCAAAAGTATTAGAATCATAAATCAAGACCTACCTCCAAATAAATATGATTTTCTCGGTTTATCAGATAAAGTTGAAACCCAAATCCCCGACGCTAACAATCAAATTGTCTTTATGCTTGATTATAATGAAAGAAAGAGAGCAGGGAAAAAAATTCAGAATGTGCTTAATAACTATCAGCAATTAGTTTGTATTGACCATCATACCAAACCAGAAAAAGTACCAAATGCTATTTTTTACATTGATACAAATGTTTCTTCAGCGTGTGAGATTATCTATTTGCTCCTAAAAGAGGAAATTAAATATTTTTCATCCCCTTGGAAAAGAAAATTTGCTAATTGCCTTTATACAGGCCTAATTTATGATACTAATAATTTTGCAAATAAGAATGTGTCTCACCAGACATTTACAGTAGCGAGCGAACTGCTTGCCATAGGTGCAGATAATAATCTCTGCTCTCTTAATATCTTTGAAAATAGAAGCACAGATGAATTAAAACTCCTGGGTAATACTTTGTCAACATTGAAATTCCACAAAACAGGACGAAATGTAAGCATTGCTTTTTACATTACGACTCAGAAGATGCTAAAAGGTTGTAATGCAGATATGGAATTGACAGACGGTTTCTCAAAAGAGGTTAAGCCTTCTAATGGACGAGACGTTGTTATTTATTTTCGTGAATTAAATACCGACAATTATCGGGTTTCACTTAGGTCAAAAGATTTGAATGTCCAGAAAATTGCAGAAAAATTTGGCGGTGGGGGACATAAATTGGCAGCAGGCTTTGAAACAAAAATTGAATTGGAAATGTTGAAAAATAAATTGTTTGAACTGATTAACCACGAAGGAAAATGA
- the truB gene encoding tRNA pseudouridine(55) synthase TruB, with protein MKNLLVNKKYFGVRKRLPLSREELFACATLLKVRLPINRNPRFSTPVYSGKNQPMNGILNIDKPAGITSFDVVRKIRYLTGVKKVGHSGTLDPFATGVLLVFVGRETTKHISKFSNLDKEYYAKVKFGEKTDTADLTGKVIKRKPIPELSISQIESVCQNFIGKIQQIPPMYSAIKKDGIRLYKLARKGNTIEREPRRVEIKELELLEYNKPFLKFSSVVSKGTYIRTLAEDIAEKLGTIGHLVELRRMGIGKFSVENALNFNKLTTKIVQENIEKDLFLF; from the coding sequence GTGAAAAATTTGCTTGTGAACAAAAAGTATTTCGGAGTACGAAAACGACTCCCGCTTTCGCGGGAGGAACTTTTCGCTTGTGCTACCTTGCTTAAAGTTCGTCTTCCGATAAATCGGAATCCTCGTTTCAGCACTCCTGTCTATAGTGGTAAAAATCAGCCTATGAACGGTATTTTAAATATAGATAAGCCAGCAGGCATTACATCGTTTGATGTGGTTAGAAAAATCCGTTATCTTACAGGCGTAAAGAAAGTTGGTCATTCAGGTACGCTTGACCCATTTGCAACTGGAGTTCTACTGGTTTTTGTGGGAAGAGAAACGACCAAACACATTTCAAAATTTTCAAATTTAGATAAAGAATATTATGCAAAAGTAAAATTTGGGGAAAAGACAGATACTGCTGACTTAACAGGCAAAGTTATTAAAAGAAAACCTATTCCAGAATTATCAATTTCTCAAATAGAATCAGTTTGCCAAAATTTTATTGGCAAAATTCAACAAATTCCTCCAATGTATTCAGCGATAAAAAAAGATGGAATTCGTCTCTATAAACTTGCGCGAAAGGGAAATACTATTGAAAGAGAACCACGGAGAGTTGAAATAAAAGAATTGGAATTGTTAGAGTATAATAAACCGTTCTTAAAATTTTCTTCAGTTGTATCTAAAGGTACCTATATTCGCACATTAGCAGAAGATATTGCTGAGAAACTTGGCACAATTGGACATTTAGTTGAGTTGCGAAGAATGGGAATAGGGAAGTTCTCTGTAGAAAATGCTTTAAACTTCAATAAATTGACAACCAAAATTGTACAAGAAAACATTGAAAAAGATCTTTTTTTATTTTAA